The following is a genomic window from Lysinibacillus sp. G4S2.
ATAAAGAAGCTATTAAAAGTAAATTAGATAATTTCCGCACTGAAATTGAGCTAATTCAAGGTGACTCAGATTATACTTTATGGGATTCCGCTTTAATCTTATTACGTGAAGGCTTAGAGGCACTATTAATTATTTTAGCATTAGTATCGTTCTTAGAGAAATCAGGTCAAAAGACAATGCGCAAATGGATTTACGTAGGCGCATTTGTAGGGGTTCTTTTATCTGCAGTTGCTGCGATTTTAATGTCTACAATTTTCAACTCTGCGACAGTTGATACAAATCGAGAGATAATGGAAGGTTATAATGGCTTACTAGCTGCAGCAATGATGATTGGGGTCGGTATTTGGCTCCATAGTAAATCGAATGTGGCAAGTTGGAACCGCTATATTTCCAAACAAATGGGTAATGCTATTTCAAGTGGCTCGGTATTTGCCATGGCGTCAATCAGCTTCCTGTCCGTTTTCCGTGAAGGAGCAGAAACACTTGTCTTCTACGCAGGAATTGCGCCTAAAATGGAGACTTCTCAATTTGTGCTAGGTATCGTAGTAGCAATTCTAGTATTAACAATTTTTGCATTTGTGTTATTTAAAGCAAGTGGAAAAATTCCAGTATATAAATTTTTCGCAGTGGCAACGGTGTTAATTTATGTACTGGCCTTTAAAATTATTGGTGTCAGTCTGCATACATTGCAGCTGCGGGGTGCAGTTTCAACTACAATTGTAGATGGCTTACCGGTTATCAGCTTCATTGGTTTCTATCCAACTGTAGAAACAATGATTGGACAAGCGATTTTACTAGTGCTCGTTATAGCTACAATCATCTTTAAAAAGAAACAAAAATAAATCGAAGTGGTTGGGACAAAACTAGCCAAAACTTAATAAGCGCGAGAAATCAATTTAGAAACGTTGATATCTCGCGCTTTTTTGGTGTTAAATTTAGTGTTTCATGGAGGTAGCTGTCGATGTTTTTTGAAAGTTGGGTGATAAATTAAAAAAGTTGGTCGATAAATCGAAAAAGTTAGTCTATAAAAGTTCCTAAGGCAGTAAATCTCCGGAAATATACTGCATTAACAGAGAAATAGGGTAAAGAAAATAGAATGACTTAGTCAAACAAGAAAAAAGAAAAATCGAACAGCATCGATTTCTCTTTTTTCTTTAATATCAGCAAGTTTTGTCCCAGCCACTTTTTCCTGTCGATAAAGAATTGTCTAGCAATATACAAAGGTTGATTTTCACTCCAAAAGAGGGTGCTTTTTTAAAGAGCCACAAAAACCATTTACACCTCTTGTCTCTATCACTTCAACTTTCCATGGAGTGACAGTAGGTGAAAAATCTTTTAGACTAACGGAGCGGGTTTCTACAATAAGCAGAAATGGTGTATCATTGTAAGAGGAGGATGAATATGCTGAAAAATATACAAAAATCGCTAATTTTTTTCATGTTACTTATTATATCTCAATGGTTATTTCGTGATGACATTCAATGGGGACATATTATAGGAACTTCAATATTATTTTTCCTTTTTAGTATATTTTACGATTGGGCAAGTATCCCCTATAAGTGGAAGAAGGAATAAGCTTATTTGAGTTATCATTCGAATAGGCTTATTAATCTTAAAATTGCTACGGTAGCTAACTCAAAGTTGAATCTGTTTAGAACTCATCGAATTATTGTTTGAAACAGTTTGTCCCTTTACTACACATTTTCCATTCCCTACCAATTACTTCACTTCCATGCTACAATTGTTTTAACTTCATTCAGCAATTGTTTTTTGTAGCGAAAGTAAAGCGTCAGCTACAATTGTTTTTTGTAGCGAAAGCAAAGCGTCAGCTATAGAAGTCTCGTGCAAACACAGGCCGATTCCGGACACAATTAAGCCACGGCATAGTTGATTAGAAAGATTATTCGGTTAGTTAAGAAAAAGCAAGATGGGGGGAATGAAGATGGATAGTGAGAAATACGGTAATGAAAGTAACGAAATCTACATTTATAGTTATATAACCTACAATATTTTTGCGTATATTATTAGTATTCTATTTTCACCATTATTAGGGGTGATCATGGGAATTGTGGGTGTAACCCAGCGTAAGAAATATGCGTGGAGTATTATAATCATTTCAATAGTCAGTTGGGTTCTCAATCTTTTCATAATTAATTATATTCTATAAATACAACTTTGCAGAAATCGGGGTTGTATAAACATTAGGTGCAATTTTCAAAATTCAATTTCTGAAATAAAAATAAATTTTCACTTCCAACAATCTAGAGGGCTTGTGGGTACTACAACTTATAAACGTAAGTCCTTTTGTTATGTTTTTCACGCAATTACAGGAGCGCTTCTACAGCTTAGAGGCTGGGACATAAGTTTGTTTATAAAGAAAAATTAAAAAATTTCACATCAGAAAAGCACGAGAAATCAACGTTTCTAAAATTGATTTCTCGTGTTTTTTAAGGTTTTGACCAGTTATGTTCTATCCTCTTTTTTCAGTTAGTGATCCCAATGAGATGGACGTTTCAAGTGGGAGGGTAATTTTGTTTGATGATTGCCTTGAGCTGAATTAATTTGCATTTGTGTTAAAAACATACTTGTTGATAGGTCTGCGCCGCGTAAATTGGCATCACGTAAATCTGCGCCAATAAAATCAACACCTCTTAAATCTGCATTTTCAAGATTAGCAGCAATTAAATAAGATCCTCGAAGGTCAGTTGCTCTTAAATCCTTACTTTTTAAATTCTTTCCCATCCAATCGGCCCCTCTATAATCATACTTTCGAGAGTTTTTTTCACTTATCTTTACAATTAGGCTTTGGCGAATTTGCTCACTTGTTTCTAATAGTAAAATATTCACCGGCAGTCGAAAATTAGGGATATCTATTGCTAGTAATGCATCTGCTTCCAGTTCTGTTGCAAGCTGTAGTTGTTCTAATTGCAAATGTAGCTTGTTAAACAGGGACGAATCAACCTTATACGATAATGCTTCTGCTACATAGGCAATCATTTCATAAAGTTGTTCCATTATTGGAAAGACACGAAACATTTTCTCAGAAATTTTAGGGGATTGTCGCCAGTCTTGTCCATGGAAAGTTGTTTGTGAAACCTTTTGCCCTGCGCCTAAACAATCAAAAACTGTACATCCTTTAAACCCTTTATCTCTAAGTTTATGATGAATTTGACAGCTAAAATCTGATTGTAGATTTGGGCAAGGTGTTCCAGCTGCTTTATTAATGGCGAAGTCGCTAGAGGCAGCAATATTTAAAGCCGTGCAGCATAGACCAAAACAGCTTTGACAATCCGCCTGTAAACTTTCACGTATCTTTTTTCCCATTGTATGATCCATTTTTTTTGTTTCGGACATCATTGATTTCCTCTCTTAACTATAAACTTACATAAGATTCTATCACTAATTAACTATGAAATGATATTTTAACTTTTCTCTGCAAAGTTTTTTTGTGACGAAAGCAAAGCGGCAGTCCCAGATGTGAATAAATTTACTTAAACGAAAGTGGTAGTGCAATGATAGGGTATGTAATTTTTCACAAAATTCAATGTTTGCTATTGACAATATATTGTGAAAGGCTATAATTTCTATAGACAGACAGTCGGTCTATAAGGGAGGCATAAAAATGAGAAAAGAAGCGGAAGAACGTAGGAACGAAATACTTGATGCAGCGGATGAGCTTTTCAGTCAGAAGGGTTTTGATGGCACAAGTACCAACGATATTCTCGAAAAGGTTGGGATTGCACGAGGAACACTGTATTATCACTTCAAGTCGAAAGAAGATATTATGGACGCGCTAATTGAGCGGTATAACGTCCAAATTTTAGGTGCTGCGAAGGCAATTGCCGCAGATAAGAGCATACCCGTCAACGAGCGTATTATTCGTGTTGTAATGGCATTAAACATAAGTGGTGGAAACAGCAAGGAAATTATTGAGCATATACATAAGCCTCAAAACGCACTCATGCATCAGAAAATACAAAAGGTTGTAATTAACGGCCTTCCTCCGATTTTGACGGAAATAATCCGTGAAGGTATTGAGCAAGGATTATTCAATACGCCTTATCCGTATGAATGTATGGAAATGGTTGTGGCATATACGAATACCGTTTTTGATGATGATATGGTTGAAATGACAAATGAAGAGCGTCTATCGCGAATACCAGCATTTATATTCAACGTAGAAAGGCTACTCGGTGTCCAAAGCGGGGGTCTTATGTACATGATGAAGATGTTTGGCAATGGGGGTGAAGAAAATGGAAACAACGATGGTTGATTCCGAGCGTCTTTTCAAAAAATTTCTTCTGCTTTGGTCGGGGCAGCTAATTTCAGCAATAGGAAGCGGGCTTACAGCATTTGGGCTTGGGATTTATGTTTTCCAGCAGACTGGAAAGGCATCAGCAATGGCACTTGTCACTTTACTTGCGTTTATGCCTTCGCTTCTTTTAAGCCCTGTGGCAGGAGTGCTTGCGGATCGTTATGATCGAAGACTTTTAATGGTGTTAGGCGACAGTCTTTCAGCGATAGGTCTTGTTTATATTCTTATATGTATGCTTAGCGGGGAAGCACTACTATGGCAGATTTGTGTGGGAGTTACAATAAGCTCGGTGTTTTCATCGTTGCTTGATCCCGCATACAAGGCTACGGTTACGGATTTACTGTCCGAGGAACAGTTCACGAAGGCAAGCGGTTTGGTCCAGATGGCGGGTTCTGCAAAATATTTGATTTCGCCCATCATTGCGGGATTTTTGCTCACCGTTTCGGATATAAAACTTTTACTTGTCATCGACATCTGTACATTTTTTGTAACGGTTATCTCAGCGCTTGCTGTACGAAGAGGTCTTGCTTCAAAGAAATATGAACAGACACAATCATTTTTCAATGAGTTCAAAGATGGTTGGCGTGCAGTTTCTCATAATCGAGGTGTACTCGTTCTTGTTATCATGACATCGGTGCTGACATTTTATCTTGGCATTATTGAAACACTTTCTATTCCGATGTTGCTTACTTTTACGAACAGTTCTGTCATCGGAATGGTGGAAACTATTGTCGCTACTGGGATGCTCGTATCCAGTGTAATCATAGGATTTCTTCCGATAAAAAAAGGATATGTGAAAATTCTTGCATTTTCGCTGTTTTTTGAAGGGATATTTATGGCGATATTCGGACTTCGGGAAAATATAGTACTGATCTGTATTTCAGGCTTTTTCTTTTTTGCCATGATGCCATTTGCAAACTCAACATTGGATTTTCTTGTTCGTACCAATATTGATAATGAGGTTCAGGGTAGAGCATGGTCACTTATAGGGGTAATTTCACAGCTTGGATTTGTAGCGGCCTATGCGCTTTCGGGTATACTTGCAGATTATGTGTTCACTCCTTTACTAGTTGACGGTGGATTGCTTGCTGACAGCGTAGGAAAAATTACCGGTACAGGTCAAGGTAGGGGAACGGGCTTCCTCATCATCATCGCTGGAATTTTATTAAGTATTACTTCATTCATTTTGTTCAACTTGAAATCAGTGAAAAAGCTTGAAAACAGAGGTGACGTATGTATTACAGAATAATCCGTAATGACTTTTTAAAAAGCAAACTGATAACGCTGACAACAACGTTATTTGTCGCTGTTGCGGCTATGCTCGTTTCCTTATCGGCGATACTTATAGTAAATCTTTCAAGTGCTATCGATTCACTTATGAATCAGGCGAAGACACCGCATTTTATGCAAATGCACTCTGGGGATATCGATACTGTCCGACTTACAAACTTCGCGGAGCAAAACAGCAATGTCGATGATTTTCAAGTGCTTGAGTTTCTCAACGTGGATAACAGTCAAATTATTTTAGGTGATCGTTCACTTGCGAATAATGTTCAAGACAATGGTTTTAGCATACAGAGTGAAAAGTTTGATTATCTTCTTGATCTTGATGGAAACATTATTAATGTATCCGATGGCGAGCTTTATGTTCCAATAAACTATATGAAGGACGCCACTACGAAGGTAGGTGATAAAGCCGTAATAGGCGGAAAGGAATTTACTGTAGCAGGATTCCTCCGGGATTCACAGATGAATTCTATGCTGTCCTCTTCAAAAAGATTTCTCGTAAGTGCAAATGATTACGCTGCAATTAAAAGCCGTGGAAGTATGGAGTATTTGATTGAGTTTAGATTAAAGGATTTATCGGCGCTCGGTGAATTTGAAACTGCTTATGCTTCCGCGGGACTTGAAGCGAACGGACCAACGATTACATATCCACTTTTCAAAACAATTAACGCATTTTCTGACGGAATTATGATAGCAGTTATTCTTCTTATAAGCGTTCTTGTCGTTGCTATCGCATTTATGTGCATACGCTTTACACTCCTTGCGAAAATCGAAGACGATTATCGTGAAATTGGTGTTATGAAGGCAATAGGGCTACGCCTTTCCGATATTAAGAAAATTTATCTTGCGAAGTACGCAGCAATTGCGGCAGTGGGTAGTATTCTCGGTTATGCACTTTCGTTGATGTTCAAAAACATGCTGCTAGAAAACATCAGGCTTTATATGGGGGAAAGTGAAAACTCTTCTTTTGCTACGTCTTTAGGGATCATCGGCATTCTACTTGTATACCTTGCAATAATAGCCTATGTAAGCGGCGTGCTGAGACGCTTTCGGAAAATATCTGCGGCAAAAGCAATACGCTTTGGCATTTCGCAGGAAAAAAGCGCAGGCGCAAAACGTGTTTGCCTGAACAAAAATAAGTTGTTAAATACGAATCTTTTCCTTGGGATCAAAGATGTTCTCGCAAGGAAAAGACTTTATGCCACAATGCTTGCAGTACTTGTCATTTCGGCATTTATCATTATTGTTCCACAGAATCTATACAACACGATTTCCTCAACAAGCTTCATTAAATATATGGGAATTGGAAACTACGATATTCGTCTTGATATTCAACAAACTGATCAAATCTCTAAAAAAGCCGCAGAAGTTTTAGAATATATGAACAGCGACAGTTCCATTTCAAAGTATACCATCCTTACAACAAAGACATTCAAAACAAAAATGGAAGACGGTTCGGAAGAAAATATAAAAATCGAACTTGGCGACCATTCGATATTCCCTATTGAATATACCGAGGGCAGAGCACCCGCCAAAGAAAACGAAATTGCACTTTCAGCTTTAAACGCTGATGAAATGAGCAAAAAGGTCGGCGATACAATTACGGTCATCATGAAGGGGAAGGAGGATAAGCTCACGGTTAGTGGTATTTATTCTGACATTACGAACGGTGGTAAAACGGCAAAGGCTATATTTACCGACCATTCGGAAAATATCATGTGGAGCGTTATTTGTGCAAAGCTTTCAGATAAAGCCCTTGTCGATGAAACAATCTCTAACTATGCGGACCGATTTACTTTTGCTAAGATTTCCAATATTGATGAGTTTGTCAAACAAACTTTCGGTTCGACTATAAAATCAGTCGAAAAAGCCTCCTTAGCCGCAATTGCGATTGCACTTGTGATAACGATTCTAGTTACACTGTTGTTTATGAAAATGCTTGTCGCAAAGGATAGATATTCGATTGCTATAATGAAAGCACTCGGTTTTACAAATTTGGATATTACGGTGCAGTACGGTTCGCGGGCGTTATTTGTATCAATTATCGGAATAATTGTCGGTACACTTCTGGCAAACACTCTTGGAGAAGTACTTGCAGGTGCAGTTATTACCTCGTTCGGGGCGTCATCGTTTAGTTTTTCAATCAATCCACTTTCGGCATACGTGTTTTGTCCGTTATTGATGATTTGTTCGGTACTTATCACAACAATCATTGGCACATCGGGCGTTGGGAAAATAAAAATATCCGAAAATATAAAGGAGTAGCTTATGAAAAATCTTATAATCGGTGAACATATTGTAAAATCTTTCGGCGAGGGCGATGAAAAACACAATGTTCTCGACGGCGTGTCTGTTGACATAAACGAGGGTGAGTTTGTTGCGATCATGGGACCCTCGGGCTCGGGAAAATCAACGCTCATGTTTGCATTGAGCGGCATGGACAATGTTGATGGCGGAAGGGTTACTTTTGATGGAAGTGATATATCGTCAGTCGGTGAGGCTGAACTTTCAGATTTACGTAGAACTAAAATGGGCTTTGTATTTCAGCAGCCAACTATGCTTAAAAATCTAAATATTCTCGATAATATTATTCTTCCATCAATTCGCGATAATAGAAAAAATGTTGCAAAAATTTCAGAGAAAGCAAGAGCGCTTATGAAGAGGGTAGGCATTGCGGAGCTTGAAATGCGCGATATTACACAAGTTTCAGGAGGGCAGCTACAGCGTGCGGGAATATGTCGAGCGCTTTTGAACAGCCCGAAAATCATCTTCGGCGATGAGCCTACCGGTGCACTTAATTCAAAATCTGCCCAGGAGATCATGGACATCTTTTCTGAAATTAACGCGGGCGGTACTGCGATTATGCTTGTGACTCACGATGCAAAGGTTGCGGCGCGTACGGAACGCATAATGTTTATGCTCGACGGAAAACTCGTCAGTGAGCTAAAGCTTCCGAAGTTTGACGGTACAAATGTTGATGGCAGAATAGGGAAAGTAACGGAGAAAATGTGGGAAATAGGAATATAAATTACCGTATCAACTAACGCTGAATCTCATAATGAAAAATATAAGATTTCTAGAGTAGTTTCGTACCGAGTTGGCAATAAATGATTGGTTTTAGAGAAAAGCAGGGGGATTGGTTCACAAACCAACCTCTGCTTTTACTTGTACGAATAAATTATAGTTGTCATTATTTTTGGCTCTTCACCATAAAGTGTGGTTGATTTCTTTGATAGAATGAGCTGTTTTCGATAAAAGCCCAAAAAGTTTCGATAAAAAGAGATTTTGTTTCGATAAAAGCTCAAAAAGTTTCGATAAAGAGCGATTTTGTTTCGATAAATCTTCAAAGTATTCCTATAAAACGAACGAAAGGAGCTTTAGCGATTCAGTTTTGGGGCTCGACACTAAAACAATCACAAAGATTACCTTGATCATTTTGTTTTTCAATACTAAGAAAAAGTTGTCTCTTGCGCTTAGACAACTCTCGAAAAATGAGGGGGTGATTTCCGTTCCGGCTGTGCACTTTGTTGCTGTCGCTTTGCTTTCGCACAGATAAAACATTTGCCGCTGACGCTTCGCTTTCGCGCAGAGCAGAGCTTCTTGGGGCGTCCGATGAGCCGTTTTACTCGCTCCAGGGTCTCATCTGTGACGCTAATCCCCAAGGAGTCGCCCAGCCGAAACGAGATCAACTAATACATGGCATATGTTTTAACAAATGTCATCCACAACTTTTGGTAATGAGCCTTATTTTTTGAAAAAAATGAAACTTCTGGATGTGGAATTCATATTAACTGGAAAATACTTTTTTAGGAGGTAATATGTTTAAATTTAGAAACTTCTTCCTTATATTGATATTCTTATTAACAGCCTGTACTCAGGATTCAGTTGTTCCTAAAGGAAAAAATGATGAAAATATTGTCGTTACACCGGATGGGGAAATTACCTTTGAAATTATTAATAAAATTAAGGTCCCACAAGAAAAAGTAGAATCAATAAAAGAGGAACTCCTTAATGCCTATGATGAAATTCAGAATTCAATTCATACTGCATATGTTCCATCCGAGAGAATAAATGTATTTCTCAATGAAGGAAATGGAGTGTCTTGGGGTTTGAAATCGGAACTTCAACTATATGACATTAAGGAAAACCAATATCCACTTGTCCATGAACTGACACATTCCTTACTTGGTTATGGCAATAATTTTGATACAAGCAGGGGCTATTTTACGCAGGAGGGTTTTGCTACCTATATGGAAGATACGTATGGGGAAAATGAGTCATATACCCATAAGCTTATGAAGTACTTTATCGATTCAAACAAATTTATACCAATTAGCAAGTTGATAGATCCGAATCAAGACGATGCCTATTTTCGCCCAGCTCTTACAAGCCAAAAAGAGTACACCCTTCGATGGATGAGCTATATTCATTCAGCTTCTTTTATTACTTATTTAATTGACACTTATGGATTAGAAAAGTTTGAACAACTATACAACGAAGAGGACTTGGCTAAAAAAATAAAAGAAATATACGGAAAGAACATAAGTGAGATAGAAAATGATTGGGTAGTTTTTATTAAAAATAGACAAACGGCATTAACATATGATGACAAAAGGAAAATAGAATCTTTTTATACTGTTACTTCAGTTATTGATCAAATTGACCCCAAATTTTTCGCTAAGGAATAATTTATTGTAGAAGTTTACATGAAGCAAATGATAAAGAAAAAACGGTAAGATGTGATTTAAAGTAAGTTGTTAGCAATTAATTGAAAATTGTGTTTGAAGTAATAGCGACTACACCGGTTATATTACCTATCTCTTATTCAAAAAACAGAGGATGTTGTATTCTTCTTCATAACAATACGATGCCGTATTTTTTTTGCAAGGCTTGTTAACTCTATGGAAAACGCACCTGATAGTACATAAAAAATTTAACAAGACCGTGTGTCGTAGAATATAAAAGTATTCAGCAAAACTTTTTTAAACTTAATCTCATTACAAAATAAAGGAAGAAGCCTGTATTTTAAAGGCTCTTCCCTTTTTTTGTATTTAATGCTTGCAAACTTAAAAGTTATAGTGTACTATTCAACTAGTACACTATAACACGAGGTGTTTGAGTTGAAAAATTTTGCAGGGTTATTTAAAAAGGAATGGGTGCTTTTTAGGGCATGGCTATTTGTTGGGATTTTTGCAGGGATTATGTTGTCATTGGTGATTCCATATTTAGTAGAGCGATTTGTTGATGGCTTTACATTACCGAAAAATCAGCTGTCATTTGCACTCACAATGATGGTGATTGTATTAGGCGGATTTTTTTCGGTATTACAATTTTTAGCTAGTATGCGACATGATTTAAAGATCAAAGAAATATGGCTACATTCCACTAGTTCTATTTCACAGCTTGTAGGTGTTAAAGTTATTTTTTCCCTAATTGGATATGCTATCTACAATTTAATTTTTATAATTATAGCCATGTACAATGTAAAAGATGAGTTTGTTGCCAACTTTGGACAAATATTATTAGCACTAATACTTACTGTAGGACTTTCAGTCATTTTACAATGGATGATGCTTGTCATGCTGCTATTATTTTTAGCATTTTATCTCCAAATGAAGCACTTTATTGGTCGCTTTTCCATTGTTATTATGATGGGTGCTTTTTTCTTCAGTATGAATTTATGGTATAAATTTACTGAAAGCCAGCTGTACGCTAATATTTTCCTACATATTGAAATTCCATTAGATTGGTTGGAACACTATTTACCTAAGGCAAAAGTATCGACTATGGACTTTAATATCAGCACGCTTTACGTTGTGGAGGAAGTAGGGATTACAATTTTGATCGCAATCCTATTTATCGTAGCAACGAAGTGGCTTGAAAAGGTGGTTTTACGATGACAATCGACTTTTCACGTGATAAGCCCATATATAGCCAACTTGTAGATAGGATATGTGGAGATATTTTGAAAGGAAAGTTAGTGCTTGGGGATCGACTTCCTTCTGTTCGAGAATATGCAGTCGAAACAGGTGTTAATGTAAATACCGTACAACGCGTGTATAAGGAGTTAGAAGCCATGAATATAACGGAAACGAAACGAGGTCAAGGTACATTTATTACAACCAATGAAGAGCGGATTGATCTTTTACGAGAAGATATGAAAAACGAATTGGCAGATAATTTTTTATCTTCCATTGAAGCACTTGGATTTTCCAAGGAAGAGATGCTCGTTGTATTACAAAAAAATCGTGAGGTGAAATAAATGCTACAACTTTCCAATGTTTCTTTTCGTTATATGAAAAAGCCAATTTTGCAAGATGTGACTTTTTCTATTCCGGTCGGCCAAATCATTGGGCTTGTTGGAGAAAATGGGAGTGGCAAGTCGACACTATTAAAAGTATTAGCGGGCTTATTACGACCATCTAGTGGTGAGGTCTTGCTAAATGGAAAGGCTGTTACACGTAGAAGTGCTGATCAGATTGCTTATTTACCAGATATTGATTTGTTTTTTGATTTTTACACAGGAGAGCAGCTTTTTCAGCACTATGCCTCTCAATTTGAAGATTTTTCGTATGATAAGGCATGTATCGTTGCAGAGTTTTTAAACGTTGATAAAAATATGAAGCTACGGCAATTATCAAAGGGGAACCGAGGTCGAATGAAAATGGCCGCAACTCTTGGGCGAGAAGTACCCTTTTATTTAATGGATGAGCCATTTTCTGGCCTGGATCCAATTGTTCGTGAACAGCTTATTAAAGGGTTAATTCAATTTACAGATATTGAACACCAAACAATACTGTTATCAACGCATGAAGTATATGAGGTAGAACCTATTTTAGATCAAATCATTTTACTACAAAATGGATCGATTATTGCACATGAGGAAGTAGAGACGATTCGAGATATTACGAATAAGGATGCTGTGCAATGGATGAAGACGTATTATAAGAAAGGATGAAATTAATGACAACACAACCAATAGTTCAATTGCAAAATTTATCAAAAACTATTCGTGGTAAGCAATTAATTCAGCAATTAAATATCGATTTATATCCAGGTCAAATCACTGGATTTTTAGGACCAAATGGCGCAGGGAAAACGACGACTATTCGTATGATGACAGGGCTTATGCATCCAACAGAGGGGAAAGTTATTGTTGATGGCCTTTCCTTACAGGAGAATTATGAAGAAGCAATTAGTAAGATCGGCGTAATTGTAGAAAACCCGGAAATGTATAAATTTATGACGGGTTATAAAAACTTATTGCATTTTGCGCGCATGCATAAAAACGTCACAAAAGAGCGTATTGAAGAGGTGGTTAGACAGGTCGGTCTAGAGAAACGCATTCATGAAAAAGTATCGACGTATTCACTTGGGATGCGTCAGCGTTTAGGACTTGCTCAGGCACTACTTCATCGACCAAAATTTTTAATTTTAGATGAACCAACAAATGGTCTAGATCCAGCAGGCATTCGTGAGTTTCGTATGTATTTACGTAAAATCGCGGCTGAGGATGGAGTATCTGTTTTTGTTTCTAGCCATTTATTATCTGAAATTGAGTTAATGTGTGATCGAGTTGCTGTCATACAAAATGGTAAGCTTATCGATATTCGTGATATTCACATTGAAACTTCTTCGTTTTATTATATTGAAGCTACACCAAATGAACAGGCTGCTGCTCACCTACAAAAGCTC
Proteins encoded in this region:
- a CDS encoding ABC transporter ATP-binding protein codes for the protein MTTQPIVQLQNLSKTIRGKQLIQQLNIDLYPGQITGFLGPNGAGKTTTIRMMTGLMHPTEGKVIVDGLSLQENYEEAISKIGVIVENPEMYKFMTGYKNLLHFARMHKNVTKERIEEVVRQVGLEKRIHEKVSTYSLGMRQRLGLAQALLHRPKFLILDEPTNGLDPAGIREFRMYLRKIAAEDGVSVFVSSHLLSEIELMCDRVAVIQNGKLIDIRDIHIETSSFYYIEATPNEQAAAHLQKLDYKFVKENNGYVVEIKKEDIPKLITQFVNEDIQLFAVQPHQKTLEDQFLEMTGGGQIAEANSK